In one window of Cellulophaga sp. HaHa_2_95 DNA:
- a CDS encoding circularly permuted type 2 ATP-grasp protein has translation MPKLDFSAYETKGFYDEMFDENKNVRPNYKLFLERLQKMSPKKLSTLQHATDRAQLSLGMTFNVYNDDQGVERILHLDIIPRIIDNKEWTHLERGLQQRIKALNLFIQDIYNDQKVLKDKIIPKEMIFSSISYLKELEGFKPPRDIWCHITGSDLIKGGDGQYYVLEDNLRCPSGVSYMLENREILKRTFPELFEKLGVKPVYDYTHILRDSLESLTDAENPTVVVLTPGIYNSAYFEHSYLAQQMGAELVEGKDLIVQNEIVYIITTNGLKRVDVIYRRVDDEFIDPLAFNKNSVLGTPGLFNAYLKGNVALVNAPGTGVVDDKAVYAYIPRIIKYYLGEDMILPNVKTYICDEEQDRKYVLENIHNLVVKQTDASGGYGMLVGPKSTKKEQQEFIAKIKQNPRNYIAQPMINLSRVPTITDENTIEGRHVDLRPYALYGDDIKIIPGALTRVALKKGSIVVNSSQGGGSKDTWVLNH, from the coding sequence ATGCCAAAATTAGATTTCTCAGCTTACGAAACCAAAGGGTTTTATGATGAAATGTTTGATGAAAATAAAAACGTTAGGCCAAATTACAAATTGTTTTTAGAGCGACTTCAAAAAATGAGTCCTAAAAAGCTAAGCACATTACAGCATGCCACAGATAGAGCACAACTATCATTAGGGATGACTTTTAATGTGTACAATGACGATCAGGGCGTAGAACGTATTCTTCATTTAGACATTATTCCAAGAATTATCGATAATAAGGAATGGACGCATCTAGAAAGAGGCTTACAGCAACGTATTAAAGCTCTTAACTTATTCATTCAAGATATTTATAACGATCAAAAGGTTTTAAAGGATAAAATTATTCCTAAAGAGATGATTTTTTCAAGTATCTCGTATTTGAAAGAATTAGAAGGTTTTAAGCCCCCAAGAGATATTTGGTGTCACATCACAGGATCTGATCTAATTAAGGGCGGAGACGGGCAATATTATGTACTGGAAGATAATTTGCGCTGCCCTTCTGGGGTATCCTATATGCTAGAAAACAGAGAAATTTTGAAGCGTACTTTTCCTGAGTTATTTGAAAAATTAGGGGTAAAGCCCGTGTATGACTATACGCATATTTTAAGAGATTCCTTAGAATCACTTACCGATGCAGAAAACCCAACGGTAGTTGTTTTAACACCGGGCATATATAATTCTGCTTATTTTGAACATTCCTATCTGGCACAGCAAATGGGCGCAGAGTTGGTAGAAGGTAAAGATTTAATTGTGCAAAATGAAATTGTTTATATCATTACAACCAATGGTTTAAAACGTGTAGATGTTATTTACCGTCGTGTAGATGATGAGTTTATTGATCCTTTAGCGTTCAATAAAAATTCGGTTTTAGGAACTCCCGGATTATTTAATGCCTATTTGAAAGGTAATGTGGCTTTGGTTAATGCACCAGGAACAGGAGTAGTAGATGATAAAGCTGTTTATGCTTATATTCCAAGAATTATAAAGTATTATTTAGGAGAAGATATGATTCTGCCAAATGTAAAAACATACATCTGTGATGAAGAACAAGACCGTAAATATGTTCTTGAAAATATACACAATTTAGTAGTTAAACAAACAGATGCTTCTGGTGGGTATGGAATGCTCGTAGGTCCAAAATCTACAAAAAAAGAACAGCAAGAATTCATTGCGAAAATCAAACAAAATCCTAGAAATTATATAGCGCAGCCTATGATTAATTTATCTAGAGTACCTACGATTACTGATGAAAATACCATAGAAGGAAGACATGTTGACTTAAGACCATACGCACTTTATGGTGATGATATTAAAATTATCCCAGGAGCATTAACACGGGTCGCACTAAAAAAGGGATCAATCGTAGTTAATTCTTCACAAGGTGGGGGAAGTAAAGATACATGGGTATTAAATCATTAA
- a CDS encoding Crp/Fnr family transcriptional regulator has protein sequence MQQIKAYLDQIATISTKDWEYFTSKLQGRVIPKKTIFLKINEIENHISFIESGVVRLFIPKEDPEKEITFGFSFENQFISAYDSFLTQQPSAYQLETLTETTLLSITYSDLQAVYKNTQIGNLIGRLTAERLFLLKSKREQNLLNLTAEERYLKLFKERPELLKVIPLKYISSYIGITAQALSRIRKRL, from the coding sequence TTGCAACAGATAAAAGCTTACTTAGATCAAATAGCGACCATCTCTACTAAAGATTGGGAATATTTTACGTCTAAATTACAAGGGCGTGTCATTCCTAAGAAAACTATTTTTTTAAAAATTAATGAGATCGAAAACCATATTTCTTTTATTGAATCTGGTGTAGTGCGCTTATTTATTCCTAAAGAGGATCCTGAAAAAGAAATTACTTTTGGCTTTAGTTTTGAAAACCAATTCATCAGTGCCTATGATTCTTTTTTAACCCAACAACCATCTGCCTATCAACTGGAAACGCTAACAGAAACTACGCTTTTGAGCATTACCTATAGTGATTTACAAGCCGTTTATAAGAATACCCAAATAGGAAACCTTATTGGTAGACTAACCGCAGAACGCCTTTTTCTATTGAAATCTAAGCGCGAACAAAACTTACTAAATCTCACTGCGGAAGAACGCTACCTAAAGTTATTTAAAGAACGGCCAGAACTCTTAAAAGTGATTCCTTTAAAATACATAAGCTCCTATATTGGTATTACCGCACAGGCATTAAGCCGAATTAGAAAGCGTCTATAG
- a CDS encoding DUF2126 domain-containing protein, producing MSIQVAIRHYTEYKYDKHIKLSPQVIRLRPAPHSRTPIKGYSLNINPKNHFINWQQDPFGNYMARIVFPDKVDHFSVDVEVIADLVVINPFDFFIEEYASKPGFTYEEGLLQQLSPYLEIKEKDALMLNLVKEAKALLTDDMNMVDSLVALNQLIYNQLSYNIRLEAGVQSCEETLQLKSGSCRDFTWVLVQLLRHLGLASRFASGYLVQLKPDVKSLTGPSGAEEDFTDLHAWAEVYVPGAGWIGLDATSGLFAGEGHIPLACTPNPDSAAPISGLAEAAKTEFHFENTVTRIVEKPRVTKPYSDEQWNDIVTLGEQVDAVLLAKDVRLTMGGEPTFVATDNQDAPEWNSAADGAQKRKLSNELFHKLKDEFGTGALMLYGQGKWYPGEPLPRWKLGCYWRKDGLPIWNNDTLLADLSHDYKFTVDDADTFMNALAKSLQLNQECIHPAYEDPFYFAWEESNIPIDVDPLKLDLEAPLERQRLSELLQHGMNKPIGYSIPIAWNFENSTWETCAWKFRRKNLFLVPGNSPLGLRLPLKSIQAFDHEEVKVKPEPSLFEAAEALPSIKENTAKSERRQQIADSESIFITSLSVEIRAGKLFIFLPPLTHFEHYLQLVNHIEVVAEKLQMPILIEGYDPPSDNRIQKFQITPDPGVIEVNIHPASSWKEILNNYDILYKKAAATQLTTEKFNLDGKHTGTGGGNHVTLGGVTPADSPLLRRPDVLRSFITYWQHHPSLSYLFSTQFIGPTSQAPRVDEGRDEMLYELELAFQQIPEDLKENEVPFWLVDRIFRNLLVDITGNTHRAEFCIDKLYSPDSSTGRLGILEFRGFDMPPHYQMCMVQFLLIRSLMAWFWEKPYEHKLVRWGTALHDRFLLPHYCSNDLGDVMKDLQNAGYKMNLDWFDPFFAFRFPFLGELQVDNIHIELTMAIEPWHVLGEEMSSTGTARFVDSSLERIQVKVSGLTDSRYILICNGCRIPLKNTGVQGEYVAGIRYRAWQPPSALHPTLGADTPLVIDLYDTWSKKSVAACKYHVAHPGGRNYETFPVNSYEAESRRISRFFDFGHTVNLVEPTVATQQSAGRYITPIQITTQYDISGEVVNPDYPYTMDLRQYKAKKKIQ from the coding sequence ATGTCAATACAAGTAGCCATAAGGCATTACACAGAATACAAATATGATAAGCATATTAAATTATCGCCACAGGTAATTAGGCTACGTCCTGCACCACATTCTCGTACCCCGATTAAAGGATATAGTTTGAATATCAATCCTAAAAATCACTTTATCAACTGGCAGCAAGATCCTTTTGGAAACTACATGGCTAGAATTGTTTTTCCAGATAAAGTAGATCATTTTTCGGTAGATGTAGAGGTAATTGCAGATCTGGTAGTAATTAATCCTTTCGATTTTTTTATTGAAGAATATGCTTCAAAACCAGGTTTTACGTACGAAGAAGGCTTGTTACAACAATTATCGCCTTACTTAGAGATAAAAGAAAAAGATGCCTTGATGCTCAATTTGGTTAAGGAAGCAAAAGCGCTTTTAACCGATGATATGAATATGGTTGATTCTTTAGTCGCCTTAAATCAGTTGATATATAATCAGTTATCCTATAACATCCGCTTGGAAGCAGGAGTACAATCTTGTGAAGAAACCTTGCAGTTAAAATCAGGCTCTTGTCGTGATTTTACCTGGGTATTGGTACAATTATTACGTCATTTGGGATTGGCATCACGTTTTGCCTCAGGGTATTTGGTGCAATTAAAACCAGATGTTAAATCGCTTACGGGGCCTTCAGGAGCCGAGGAAGATTTTACAGATTTACACGCTTGGGCAGAAGTTTATGTTCCAGGAGCTGGTTGGATAGGTTTAGATGCTACCTCAGGCTTGTTTGCTGGGGAAGGACATATTCCTTTGGCGTGTACTCCTAATCCAGATAGTGCCGCCCCAATTTCAGGGCTTGCAGAAGCAGCAAAAACCGAATTTCATTTTGAAAATACTGTAACGCGTATTGTAGAAAAACCCCGAGTAACTAAACCTTATTCTGATGAACAGTGGAATGATATTGTTACCTTAGGAGAGCAAGTGGATGCGGTATTGTTAGCGAAGGATGTACGGCTAACCATGGGAGGAGAACCCACGTTTGTTGCTACAGACAATCAAGATGCACCAGAGTGGAATTCTGCAGCAGATGGCGCACAAAAGCGTAAATTATCAAATGAACTTTTTCATAAACTTAAAGATGAATTTGGTACGGGAGCTTTAATGCTGTACGGACAAGGAAAATGGTATCCTGGAGAGCCTTTGCCTCGTTGGAAATTAGGATGTTACTGGCGTAAAGATGGCTTGCCAATTTGGAATAATGATACGCTTTTAGCAGACCTTTCCCACGACTACAAATTTACGGTAGATGATGCGGATACGTTTATGAACGCTTTAGCAAAATCCTTACAACTAAACCAAGAATGTATACACCCTGCGTATGAAGATCCCTTTTATTTTGCATGGGAAGAAAGTAATATACCTATAGATGTAGATCCTTTAAAACTCGATTTAGAAGCTCCATTAGAACGTCAGCGTTTGTCAGAATTGTTGCAACACGGTATGAATAAACCTATCGGTTATTCCATACCAATTGCATGGAATTTTGAGAATAGTACGTGGGAAACTTGTGCGTGGAAATTCCGTAGAAAAAACCTGTTCCTAGTTCCTGGAAACTCTCCTTTAGGCTTACGATTGCCGTTGAAATCTATTCAGGCATTTGATCACGAAGAAGTGAAAGTGAAGCCAGAACCTAGTTTATTTGAAGCAGCAGAGGCATTACCCAGTATAAAAGAAAATACAGCAAAGAGCGAAAGGCGTCAGCAAATAGCAGATAGTGAGTCCATTTTTATTACCAGTTTATCAGTAGAAATAAGAGCAGGAAAACTCTTTATATTTTTACCACCGCTGACACATTTTGAACATTACCTTCAATTGGTAAATCATATCGAGGTAGTAGCTGAGAAGTTACAAATGCCTATTCTTATTGAAGGGTATGATCCTCCTTCAGATAATCGCATCCAGAAATTTCAAATCACACCCGATCCAGGCGTTATTGAAGTGAATATTCATCCCGCAAGTAGTTGGAAAGAAATTCTCAATAATTATGATATTCTTTATAAAAAAGCTGCGGCAACTCAATTAACTACAGAAAAGTTTAATCTAGACGGAAAACATACCGGAACTGGTGGTGGGAACCATGTAACGCTAGGAGGAGTAACCCCAGCAGACAGTCCGTTACTTCGCAGACCAGATGTATTGCGTAGTTTTATTACTTATTGGCAACATCACCCCTCATTATCGTATTTGTTTTCTACACAGTTTATTGGTCCTACAAGTCAGGCACCACGAGTAGATGAAGGGCGTGATGAAATGTTATACGAGCTAGAATTGGCTTTTCAGCAAATACCAGAAGACCTAAAAGAAAACGAAGTACCATTTTGGTTAGTAGATCGTATCTTCAGAAATTTATTGGTAGATATTACGGGGAATACCCATAGAGCAGAATTTTGTATTGATAAATTGTATTCTCCAGATTCTTCAACAGGACGTTTGGGGATTCTAGAGTTTAGAGGATTTGATATGCCACCACATTATCAAATGTGTATGGTACAATTTTTATTGATACGCTCCTTAATGGCTTGGTTTTGGGAAAAACCTTATGAACATAAATTAGTGCGTTGGGGAACAGCTCTCCATGACCGGTTTTTATTGCCCCATTATTGTTCTAACGATTTAGGCGATGTAATGAAGGACTTACAAAATGCAGGATATAAAATGAATTTGGATTGGTTTGATCCATTTTTTGCCTTCCGTTTTCCATTTTTAGGAGAATTACAAGTAGACAATATCCATATAGAATTAACCATGGCAATTGAACCTTGGCATGTACTAGGAGAAGAAATGTCTAGCACAGGAACAGCACGTTTTGTAGATTCTTCATTAGAAAGAATTCAAGTAAAAGTTAGCGGATTAACAGATTCTCGTTACATACTCATTTGTAATGGATGCCGTATTCCACTAAAAAACACAGGCGTTCAGGGCGAATATGTGGCAGGAATACGCTACCGCGCATGGCAGCCGCCTTCTGCATTACATCCAACGCTAGGGGCGGATACTCCTTTAGTAATTGATTTGTATGATACCTGGTCTAAAAAATCTGTGGCGGCTTGCAAATACCATGTGGCACATCCAGGAGGGCGCAATTATGAAACCTTTCCTGTGAATAGTTATGAGGCAGAATCGCGACGTATTTCTAGATTTTTTGATTTTGGACATACCGTTAATTTGGTAGAACCGACCGTAGCAACACAACAGTCTGCAGGACGCTATATTACACCAATACAAATTACAACGCAGTATGATATTAGTGGCGAAGTAGTAAATCCTGATTATCCATATACTATGGATTTGAGACAATATAAAGCGAAAAAGAAAATTCAATAA
- a CDS encoding circularly permuted type 2 ATP-grasp protein has product MDNQLYKEDMISSLLHKKVESNSPYFDEITSPDGSVHPHWEKILDTFNTLGKEEMDERQLQLKRQLKENGVTYNIYGDPDGMNRPWMLDSVPMIFGEEDWNVIESGLKQRTVLLNHILKDIYGKRTLIRSGHIPFELIYNHKGFLRQVDKLKIPGEQQLIQYSADLARGPNGKMWVLHDRTDAPSGAGYTFENRVAMTRVFPEMIRENQIRKINTYYETLKRTITNLAWQNKEEPRVVFLSPGSENEAYFEHAYLSSLMGFTLVSGADLTVSDGYVWLKTIKGLKKVDVIVRRVDDVFCDPLEFKMNSQLGVVGLMEAVRQQKVMLINPLGSRILENPGLMAFLPKLCRHILGEELILPSVATWWCGQAAAKQYVFDNLEKLIIRKIYSDDTSSAMYGSSLDEEQIATLKNEINMRPYLYVGQERVNFSTTPSYIDGKLASRNAVFRSYVVADTTDHSYQVMPGGLTRSSADEGTFIVSNQAGGISKDTWVLGSDKHTKSESVPNKIPQTENVLPSSTAEKLFWLGRYVERSIFLVRLARVIIKKYYETEDNLNIEKDVVLCSLLKSFSNITLLLPGFEDKETLVNPEKELISVITDVTKAGSLNHSLQAFLRNAYAVRDRLGLDSWRILDHISEESNKLKESTRINDISYILDGLIIRLMAYHGLRVDTMTRDVSWNLQCIGSDLESSYMTCTFLKNILSKELDSETEKSLLECVLINNESLITYRYMYRSTIEFTNTLTLLLLNELNPRSVVYQITQLEKRVNRMPKTSEVQLQLSLIQKKLLEATTLVRLSEPNLLKKGKKKSGSRKDLVLLMEKLEQLLGDASSLFISQYFNHTETTFGFVSTKIPEI; this is encoded by the coding sequence ATGGACAACCAGCTTTATAAAGAAGATATGATTTCTTCTTTATTACATAAAAAAGTCGAAAGTAATTCTCCCTATTTTGACGAAATAACATCGCCTGACGGTTCAGTGCATCCGCATTGGGAAAAGATATTGGATACCTTTAATACGCTTGGGAAAGAGGAGATGGATGAGCGCCAGCTTCAACTAAAGCGGCAATTGAAAGAAAATGGGGTTACCTATAATATTTATGGTGATCCGGATGGGATGAACAGGCCTTGGATGCTTGATTCTGTGCCCATGATTTTTGGAGAGGAAGATTGGAACGTCATAGAATCAGGGCTGAAACAGCGTACTGTTTTATTAAATCATATTTTAAAAGATATCTATGGCAAACGTACACTTATTCGTTCTGGCCATATCCCTTTTGAATTGATCTATAATCACAAAGGATTTTTACGGCAGGTTGATAAATTAAAAATTCCGGGAGAGCAACAATTGATACAGTATTCTGCCGATTTAGCACGTGGGCCGAATGGTAAAATGTGGGTTTTGCATGACCGTACAGATGCGCCTTCGGGAGCAGGATATACCTTTGAAAATAGGGTGGCCATGACCCGAGTTTTTCCTGAAATGATTCGAGAAAATCAGATTAGAAAAATCAATACGTACTACGAAACTTTAAAGAGAACCATAACAAATCTCGCATGGCAAAATAAGGAAGAGCCAAGAGTAGTTTTTCTTTCACCAGGTTCAGAAAACGAGGCTTATTTTGAGCATGCTTACCTTTCTTCATTGATGGGTTTTACCTTGGTAAGTGGTGCAGATCTTACGGTCAGTGATGGGTATGTTTGGTTAAAAACAATAAAAGGACTTAAAAAAGTAGATGTTATCGTACGTCGAGTTGATGATGTTTTCTGCGATCCTTTAGAGTTTAAAATGAACTCGCAATTAGGCGTTGTAGGCCTTATGGAGGCAGTACGTCAGCAAAAGGTAATGCTTATAAATCCTTTAGGCAGCAGGATTCTTGAAAATCCAGGCTTAATGGCATTTTTACCCAAGCTATGTAGGCATATTTTAGGGGAAGAACTTATTCTACCTTCTGTTGCTACATGGTGGTGCGGACAAGCAGCCGCAAAACAATATGTATTTGATAATTTAGAAAAATTAATTATCAGAAAAATATATAGCGATGATACAAGTAGTGCCATGTATGGCTCATCATTAGATGAGGAACAGATAGCAACCCTTAAGAATGAAATTAATATGAGGCCTTATTTGTATGTAGGTCAAGAAAGGGTAAATTTTTCTACAACGCCATCATACATAGACGGTAAGTTAGCTTCTAGAAATGCGGTATTTAGAAGTTATGTTGTCGCAGATACAACGGACCATTCGTACCAAGTGATGCCGGGTGGATTAACCCGAAGTTCTGCAGATGAAGGAACGTTTATAGTTTCCAATCAAGCGGGAGGGATCAGTAAAGATACTTGGGTGCTTGGTAGTGATAAACATACAAAATCAGAAAGTGTACCAAATAAAATTCCGCAAACAGAAAATGTATTGCCGAGTAGTACCGCAGAAAAATTATTCTGGTTGGGCAGGTATGTAGAACGTTCTATTTTCTTAGTGCGTCTGGCACGCGTTATTATAAAGAAGTATTATGAAACTGAGGATAACTTAAATATTGAAAAAGATGTGGTACTCTGCTCTTTATTAAAATCATTTTCTAATATCACCTTGTTATTGCCAGGTTTTGAAGATAAAGAAACATTAGTAAATCCTGAAAAAGAACTCATTTCTGTAATCACTGATGTAACAAAGGCAGGTTCCTTGAATCACTCCTTACAAGCATTTTTACGTAACGCCTATGCGGTACGTGACCGTTTGGGTCTTGATAGTTGGCGCATATTAGATCATATTTCAGAAGAAAGTAACAAGCTTAAAGAGAGCACTAGAATCAATGATATTAGTTATATTTTAGATGGTTTAATTATACGACTCATGGCGTATCATGGCTTACGGGTAGATACGATGACAAGAGATGTTTCTTGGAATTTACAGTGTATAGGAAGTGACCTAGAATCTTCTTATATGACCTGTACTTTTTTAAAAAATATCCTATCTAAGGAACTGGATAGCGAAACAGAAAAATCGCTCCTAGAGTGCGTGTTAATTAATAACGAGAGTTTAATTACATATCGTTATATGTATAGATCTACTATTGAATTCACCAATACATTAACATTGTTGTTGCTAAATGAATTGAATCCACGATCTGTAGTGTACCAAATTACACAACTTGAAAAACGTGTAAATCGCATGCCAAAAACTTCTGAAGTACAGCTACAGCTTAGTTTAATACAGAAAAAACTTTTAGAGGCAACGACCTTGGTTCGTTTAAGCGAACCTAACCTATTAAAAAAAGGAAAGAAAAAGTCAGGTTCTAGAAAAGACTTAGTCCTTTTAATGGAAAAATTAGAACAGTTGCTTGGAGATGCTTCGAGTTTATTTATAAGTCAATATTTTAACCATACGGAAACTACATTTGGTTTTGTAAGCACTAAAATTCCAGAAATATGA
- a CDS encoding alpha-E domain-containing protein — protein MLGRVANTIYWMNRYLERAENYARFMDVNYNLSLEMPPDEEQQWKPIVVITGDWELYKSLNTKVSKSKVIYFLAFDKKNPNSIYNCILNARENARAIRPEITKEFWEQINALNYLVRAGLENKCHQENNLREFFTNVKNGCQLLYGMYDATISRNEGWHFGKLGQAIERADKTSRVLDTKYHLLLGSPNEVGSSLDLIQWSSLLKSVSAYDMYRKKYGKLTSSSIAEFLILDTEFPRSILACLISAEKSLITLSGSSFGFSNSAQKQLGTLKSQLEYTAINEIISGGMHEYLDDIQQKLNAVSTAVYESFFSIENQITS, from the coding sequence ATGCTTGGTAGAGTAGCGAACACAATATATTGGATGAATAGATATCTAGAACGTGCAGAAAATTATGCGCGATTTATGGATGTAAATTATAACTTATCACTAGAAATGCCGCCCGATGAAGAGCAGCAATGGAAACCTATTGTAGTAATTACTGGAGATTGGGAATTGTATAAATCATTAAACACAAAGGTGTCTAAATCTAAAGTGATTTATTTTTTAGCTTTTGATAAGAAAAACCCAAACTCCATTTACAATTGTATTTTAAATGCAAGAGAAAATGCGCGTGCCATACGCCCTGAAATAACGAAAGAATTTTGGGAGCAAATTAATGCGTTAAACTACCTAGTGAGGGCAGGTTTAGAAAACAAGTGTCATCAAGAAAACAATTTACGAGAATTTTTTACCAATGTTAAAAACGGGTGTCAATTACTTTATGGTATGTATGATGCTACTATTTCTAGGAATGAGGGATGGCATTTTGGGAAGTTAGGGCAAGCAATAGAACGTGCAGATAAAACATCTCGAGTTTTAGATACGAAATATCATCTTTTGTTAGGTTCTCCTAATGAGGTGGGCTCTTCTTTAGATTTAATTCAGTGGTCGTCACTTTTAAAGTCGGTTAGTGCTTATGATATGTATCGAAAAAAATATGGAAAACTCACCTCTTCAAGTATAGCAGAATTTTTAATCTTAGACACAGAATTTCCTAGATCAATACTGGCGTGTTTGATTAGTGCAGAGAAATCTCTTATTACCTTATCGGGGAGTTCTTTTGGTTTCAGTAATAGTGCTCAAAAGCAATTAGGAACTTTAAAATCACAACTAGAATATACAGCGATAAATGAGATTATTTCTGGAGGTATGCATGAATATCTTGACGATATTCAGCAAAAACTAAATGCAGTGTCTACAGCAGTTTATGAATCGTTTTTTTCTATTGAAAATCAAATAACTAGCTAA
- a CDS encoding acyl-CoA desaturase, with product MAVILFVLVLWYGGLFFQSFFLHRYAAHQVFTMSKTMERITFVLTWIFQGSSYLSAYGYGVMHRMHHAYTDTDKDPHSPSHDANLFAMMWRTKTIYQDINKERIAVDQRFTKNVPQWKAFDKFASSRISRVLWISLYVLFFVFFTTAAWQWALLPITFLMAPIHGVIINWFGHIYGYVNFQMKNTSKNLFRFDFLMMGEGYHNNHHKHASRANFGVKWYEVDVTYVIIKLLDAFGFIQLKPIPVQDK from the coding sequence ATGGCAGTAATCCTATTTGTTTTAGTGCTTTGGTATGGAGGGTTATTTTTTCAATCGTTCTTTCTACACCGGTATGCAGCACACCAAGTATTTACCATGTCTAAAACCATGGAACGAATTACCTTTGTATTAACCTGGATCTTTCAAGGCTCTAGTTACTTAAGCGCTTATGGTTATGGGGTAATGCACCGCATGCACCATGCGTATACGGATACGGATAAAGATCCGCATTCTCCTTCTCACGATGCAAATTTATTTGCGATGATGTGGCGCACGAAAACTATCTATCAAGACATCAATAAAGAACGTATTGCTGTTGATCAACGTTTTACCAAAAACGTACCGCAATGGAAAGCGTTTGACAAATTCGCTAGTTCTCGTATTTCTAGGGTATTATGGATCAGTTTGTACGTGCTTTTCTTTGTTTTCTTTACCACCGCAGCTTGGCAATGGGCTTTACTTCCTATCACCTTCTTAATGGCACCTATTCACGGCGTTATTATCAACTGGTTTGGTCACATCTATGGCTATGTAAATTTTCAAATGAAGAATACAAGTAAAAATTTATTCCGATTTGATTTTTTAATGATGGGCGAAGGTTATCATAACAATCACCATAAACATGCTAGTAGAGCTAATTTTGGTGTAAAATGGTACGAGGTAGATGTTACCTATGTTATTATTAAATTATTAGACGCTTTTGGTTTTATTCAATTAAAACCCATTCCTGTACAAGATAAATAA
- a CDS encoding transglutaminase family protein: MIYEVKHKTVYEYQSMVSLCHNIVFQVSGNNTLQEINSSKCTIDPEPNFIMEREDFFENKYFYFSLQKAHKKLVVESTNEITVHPPTWLAINPAETPAWESVVKLLQSIDTSNDIRQFYLESPHVTFLSAIRAYALVSFTPNRPIMEAMHELNTRIYTDFTFTPGFTEISTPLEEVFKHKKGVCQDYAHFGLACVRSIGLSARYISGYIETIPPPGKPKLAGADASHAWMSLYIPDIGWVEFDATNNLLVSDQHIRVAKGRDFSDVVPLKGIVYSGGGQHMEVTVDVTRKS; encoded by the coding sequence ATGATTTACGAAGTGAAACACAAAACAGTATACGAATACCAATCTATGGTTTCCTTATGCCATAATATCGTATTTCAGGTAAGTGGTAATAATACTTTACAGGAAATCAATTCCTCTAAATGTACTATTGATCCCGAGCCTAATTTTATAATGGAACGAGAAGATTTTTTTGAAAATAAGTACTTCTATTTTTCACTGCAAAAAGCCCACAAAAAGCTTGTCGTAGAAAGCACCAATGAAATTACAGTGCATCCGCCAACGTGGTTGGCTATAAATCCTGCCGAAACACCTGCTTGGGAATCGGTAGTTAAATTGCTGCAGTCTATAGATACCTCTAATGATATCCGGCAATTTTATTTAGAATCGCCACATGTTACTTTCTTATCAGCTATACGTGCGTATGCTTTAGTGTCTTTTACTCCAAACAGGCCAATAATGGAAGCGATGCATGAATTAAATACACGTATTTATACCGATTTTACATTTACGCCCGGCTTCACGGAAATAAGTACTCCTCTAGAAGAAGTGTTTAAACATAAAAAAGGAGTATGTCAAGATTATGCACATTTTGGTTTGGCTTGTGTGCGTTCTATTGGCTTGTCTGCTAGGTATATAAGTGGGTATATTGAAACTATTCCTCCACCAGGAAAACCCAAGTTAGCAGGAGCAGATGCTTCTCATGCTTGGATGTCTTTATATATACCTGACATAGGTTGGGTAGAGTTTGATGCTACAAACAATCTTTTAGTATCAGACCAGCATATACGTGTGGCTAAAGGACGTGATTTTTCCGATGTTGTTCCCTTAAAAGGAATCGTGTATTCTGGAGGAGGTCAGCATATGGAGGTTACCGTAGATGTTACCCGCAAAAGTTAG